One genomic window of Arachis hypogaea cultivar Tifrunner chromosome 8, arahy.Tifrunner.gnm2.J5K5, whole genome shotgun sequence includes the following:
- the LOC112706020 gene encoding glutathione S-transferase TCHQD: MQLYHHPFDLDSLKVRLALEEKGVDYTSHHVNPITGKNLDSSFFKMNPSGRLPVFQNGSHIIYKTIDIIQYIERIAVVSAGSENISTSGREVIEWMQKIQEWDPKFFSLSHIPEKYRIYVSKFIRRVVIARMSESPELAGAYHRKLREAYQTEEKMKDPDVARRSEEHLVRLLDEVERQLGETPYLAGQDFTMADVVLIPVLARLVLLDLEKVYITNRPNIAEYWVLVQQRPSYKKVIGKHFVGWRKHKTLIKTWCFVHIRSLLKRY, encoded by the exons ATGCAGTTATATCATCATCCATTTGATTTAGATAGTCTGAAGGTTAGACTTGCATTGGAAGAGAAAGGCGTCGATTATACGTCTCACCATGTCAATCCGATAACTGGCAAGAACTTGGATTCCTCATTCTTCAAGATGAATCCGAGTGGAAGACTACCTGTTTTCCAAAATGGATCTCACATCATATACAAGACTATAGATATAATACA GTACATAGAGAGAATTGCTGTGGTCTCGGCAGGGTCTGAGAATATCAGTACCAGTGGCAGGGAAGTGATTGAATGGATGCAGAAGATACAAGAGTGGGATCCTAAGTTCTTTTCACTTTCTCATATACCAGAAAAATACCGCATTTACGTCTCCAAATTCATAAGGCGTGTTGTGATTGCCCGTATGTCCGAATCCCCTGAATTAGCAGGCGCTTACCATCGGAAGTTAAGAGAAGCCTATCAAActgaagaaaaaatgaaagacCCAGATGTTGCAAGGAGGAGCGAGGAGCACTTGGTTAGACTGCTTGACGAAGTAGAGCGGCAGCTAGGCGAAACACCTTACTTAGCTGGTCAAGACTTCACCATGGCCGATGTGGTGCTTATCCCGGTGCTGGCTCGCTTAGTGCTCTTGGATTTAGAGAAAGTGTACATAACCAATAGGCCAAACATCGCCGAATACTGGGTTTTGGTTCAACAGAGGCCTAGTTATAAAAAGGTGATTGGTAAGCATTTTGTTGGTTGGAGAAAACACAAAACATTAATAAAAACATGGTGCTTTGTTCATATTAGAAGTTTGCTGAAGAGATACTAG